One window of the Methanomassiliicoccaceae archaeon DOK genome contains the following:
- a CDS encoding citrate synthase has translation MNSDYKRYIEKKAEICMSADSFSADLYEKYDVKKGLRDSKGNGVVVGLTTVSEVNGTNKVDGVKVPCEGRLKYRGYDIRDLAKGFLNKRFGFEECTYLLLFGSLPDERQLEEFKYYLAEQRRLPITFVRDVVMVAAGKDIMNSITRCILALSSYDKKALNNSLDNVISQCIFLISVFPMLTVYSYHAYNHYINDESMYIHRPDPRLSTAENILRMLRPDKSYTYLEATVLDLALVLHMEHGGGNNSTFTTRVTTSAGSDTYAVIAAAMSSLKGPKHGGANLKVMEMIEDIKKHVKHPESEKDLKKYLNEILDKKAFDHQGLIYGMGHAVYTISDPRAEVFKSFVEKLAAEKGRQDDYQLYAAIERLAPELILAKRPNATSVCANVDFYSGFVYDMLDIPKELYTALFATARIVGWSAHRIEELVTSNKILRPAYISMCEPKEYVPLEERGDKNDKPETPSQ, from the coding sequence ATGAACAGCGACTACAAGAGATACATCGAGAAGAAGGCCGAGATCTGCATGTCGGCCGACAGCTTCTCCGCCGACCTCTACGAGAAATACGACGTGAAGAAAGGACTGCGCGACTCCAAGGGCAACGGGGTCGTCGTCGGACTCACCACCGTCTCCGAGGTCAACGGCACGAACAAGGTCGACGGCGTCAAAGTGCCCTGCGAGGGCAGGCTCAAGTACCGCGGTTACGACATCCGCGACCTCGCCAAGGGATTCCTCAACAAGCGCTTCGGCTTCGAGGAGTGCACCTACCTGCTGCTGTTCGGGTCCCTCCCCGACGAGCGCCAGCTGGAGGAGTTCAAGTACTACCTGGCCGAGCAGAGGAGGCTTCCCATCACCTTCGTCAGGGACGTCGTCATGGTCGCCGCCGGGAAGGACATCATGAACTCCATCACGAGGTGCATCCTCGCGCTCTCGTCCTACGACAAGAAGGCGCTGAACAACAGCCTGGACAACGTCATCAGCCAGTGCATCTTCCTCATCAGCGTCTTCCCCATGCTCACGGTGTACAGCTACCACGCGTACAACCACTACATCAACGACGAGAGCATGTACATCCACAGGCCGGACCCCAGGCTCTCCACGGCGGAGAACATCCTCCGCATGCTGAGGCCCGACAAGTCCTACACCTACCTCGAGGCCACAGTCCTCGACCTCGCCCTGGTCCTCCACATGGAGCACGGAGGCGGGAACAACTCCACCTTCACCACCAGGGTCACCACCTCCGCCGGATCGGACACCTACGCGGTGATCGCGGCGGCCATGTCCTCCCTCAAGGGCCCTAAGCACGGGGGCGCCAACCTGAAGGTCATGGAGATGATCGAGGACATCAAGAAGCACGTCAAGCACCCCGAGAGCGAGAAGGACCTGAAGAAGTACCTCAACGAGATCCTTGACAAGAAGGCCTTCGACCACCAGGGACTGATCTACGGCATGGGGCACGCGGTCTACACCATATCCGACCCCAGGGCGGAGGTGTTCAAGTCGTTCGTGGAGAAGCTCGCCGCCGAGAAGGGCCGCCAGGACGACTACCAGCTCTACGCGGCCATCGAGAGGCTCGCCCCGGAGCTCATCCTCGCCAAGAGGCCCAACGCCACCAGCGTCTGCGCCAACGTGGACTTCTACAGCGGTTTCGTGTACGACATGCTGGACATCCCGAAGGAGCTCTACACCGCGCTGTTCGCCACCGCCAGGATCGTCGGCTGGAGCGCCCACCGCATCGAGGAGCTGGTCACGTCCAACAAGATCCTCCGTCCTGCCTACATCAGCATGTGCGAGCCTAAGGAGTACGTGCCGCTGGAGGAACGCGGGGACAAGAACGATAAACCTGAAACCCCTTCCCAGTGA
- a CDS encoding cobyric acid synthase, translating to MKGILVLGTSSGAGKTTFCAMLCRHFARKGMDPVPFKGLNLSLNSYATRDGGEIGIGQAFQAWSAGLEPETDMNPVLLKPSGNGVIQMVLNGRPSMDISESRPMDRGAAMSEAVAAMGRLSDRHGVLVCEGSGSPVELNMMDRDIANVGLMRETGINAVLVGDIERGGVFAAIYGTWRLLPDDVRGQVRGFVINRFRGDASILADGIARIEGMTGMRCLGVLPYMDLRFPEEDSLSDSQGRLSGTDARSAFMANIDEFTDTAESSGFDFEALESMMGS from the coding sequence CGCGAGAAAGGGCATGGATCCCGTCCCCTTCAAGGGCCTGAACCTCTCACTGAACTCGTACGCCACGAGGGACGGCGGGGAGATCGGCATCGGCCAGGCGTTCCAGGCCTGGTCTGCCGGCCTCGAGCCCGAGACGGACATGAACCCCGTGCTCCTGAAGCCCTCCGGCAACGGCGTGATCCAGATGGTCCTCAACGGCAGGCCGTCCATGGACATATCGGAGTCCCGCCCCATGGACCGCGGTGCCGCCATGTCCGAGGCCGTGGCCGCCATGGGGAGGCTCTCGGACAGGCACGGCGTCCTCGTCTGCGAGGGCTCCGGCTCCCCTGTGGAGCTGAACATGATGGACCGCGACATAGCCAACGTCGGCCTGATGCGCGAGACGGGGATCAACGCCGTGCTCGTGGGCGACATCGAGAGGGGCGGCGTGTTCGCCGCGATATACGGCACCTGGAGGCTCCTGCCGGACGACGTCAGGGGACAGGTCAGGGGGTTCGTCATCAACAGGTTCAGAGGAGACGCCTCGATCCTGGCGGACGGGATAGCCCGCATAGAGGGGATGACGGGCATGAGATGCCTGGGTGTGCTCCCCTACATGGACCTGAGGTTCCCCGAGGAGGACTCGCTCTCCGACTCGCAGGGGAGGCTGAGCGGCACCGACGCCCGCAGCGCCTTCATGGCCAACATCGACGAGTTCACAGACACGGCGGAATCGTCGGGCTTCGACTTCGAAGCCCTGGAGTCCATGATGGGGTCCTGA